Within Calliopsis andreniformis isolate RMS-2024a chromosome 4, iyCalAndr_principal, whole genome shotgun sequence, the genomic segment CTCTGCACCCTTGGTGTCTTAATCGTGGTGAAAGTATTGCCGCCGAATCCCAATTATCCCGCAATGACAACGCAGAGGCAAGAAGGAGGTATATTCGAGTCGTTTAACTGTAACAAGAACAACACCATAGCTGTCGTTCCTAATTCTACAGAAACTTTGGTAGGTCTAGAACACAATTTTCGAGCTCGTATCTTTAGATCACTGAGTCTCTTTCTCTAACAATCATATGTTTCTTCTTCCAGAACTTTTTGAACTCGATGAACACCCTGTGGTTATCCATTTGCGATTATCCAGGCAAGCTTCCCTTGAATTTCATGGTATTTGACACGAAAGACGATTTGCAAGCGGCGTATTGGCGAGATCCATATAGTGTACCCTTAGCAGTAATCTTTGAAGATTCTCAGCCCATATCCCAACGACTCGTGTAAGATAACTCTTGACATTTGATATGGACAGAGTAGAATATTTGCATGGAATTAATATGGTATTTGTGTGCCGTTTAGATACGAGATAAGAACTAATCCTTCATACACGAATCCACCCTCGCCGACCGAATTGTATTCTGCTCCAGTTACTTGTCGAAAGGACACGAGCCACTGGTTGGGTGGCGTCCTGTCAATAGAGACTGGCGGATCATGTCCTGTGAACAATTACTTGAACTCTGGCTTCCTGGCGTTGCAAATGATAATGGATGTTACGAAGATAAGAGTAAgatattcatttttatattcGGTAGAAAAAATTAGTGGATAAGGGATGAACATAGTGCACTAATACaattttgtgtattgaaatgtgtAGCTAGATACAGGAAATGGAGATGTATCTGTGCCCGATATCAAACTTGAGATGTTTCCCAAGGAAGCTTTCACTGCAGGTGAACatttagaaataaatattcaattagACAGATCTAGAGAAATTAAATGACATTAGAATGAAGATAGTAGATTCTTAATATTAGTAGAAAGAAGATACATTTAGCGTAGAAGTTAAATTAATACTTGAAAATCTTTCCTTCGTCTTGTGGGGTCCATTTCTAAGGATATCTTTTATTTAGACTGGATGCTGGCCTTTAGAGTTGTTATACCtctctttatggttctggctctCTCGCAATTCGTCACTTACCTATTGATCCTGATAGTTGGCGAAAAGGAGAAAAAGATCAAGGAAGGGATGAAGATAATGGGCCTAAAAGATTCTATCTTTTGGTAGGTTTGCATGCCACATAGTAGTGCTAGCCTGAAATTAATTTGGAACATTGGTTGTATTTCAAGCAAAAATGCATGTTCAATAATACCTAtcttagaaaataaaaaaaaaaaaaaaatagaaatcatTAAATTTACTTGGGCTATTGAAAAATGCTTTCTCTTTTCGTTCCAGGTTATCGTGGTTCATTATCTATGGCGTCTTTGTCCTGCTACTGTCTGCCGTTGCAGTGATACTACTTTTTACCCTGCAGATGTTCCAGCATACGCATTTTCTACCGATATTCCTTTTAGTAGTGCtctacagtttttctataatAATGTTTGCTTTCATGATAACACCTTTCTTCGATAAGTCACGGGCAAGTATTTCGATGAAAGATCTCTTCTCCCAATATTAGCTTATACTTAATTATAATTCTCTTTTAGACCGCTGGAGTACTTGGTAATTTCGCAGTAACGATATTAAGCTTGATGTACTTCATTCAAGTATTTGTAAACGACTCTAGTTCAATCTCATATTGGGTGGTCTCTCTTCTCAGTCCGACAGGCGTTGCTTTGGCAATGGACAAGGTTtgcataaaaaagaaaaaagaggaaAGGATAGGAATTATATGAATAAAAACTTTGCCTCTTTTTAGGCTCTGGTGTTAGATCTACAAGGTGAAGGAGTTAATTTCGAAAATCTCTGGTCAGGTCCTGGAATACCTTTCGGAGGAAGTCTCATTATGATGACTCTAGACATCATCCTATACGCCTGTTTAGCTTATTATTTCGACTCTGTCATACCCAGTGCGTCCTTTTTCTTATTTAAAATACTGTCATTAAAAAATAGTTAGATATTAACTAAACGTTTTATCTTAGGCGAGTACGGAATAAAAAGAAGTGCCTGGTTTTGTTTCACGCCTGGATTTTGGTGCCAGAGAAAAGCTCCACGGGTGGGTTTTAATAAATCACAATGCGAAATGTCGAATATATTAGAAAATCGAGGAAATTTTGTTCACAGTCGTATTTGCAGGTGCCGTCATCAAACGGCGAATCGAACTCTTTCATACCTGGCGAGGAAACGAATCGTGATATTGAACCGGTAGTAAGAGAGATGAAAGGTCGCGAAGCTATTAGGATAGTCGATCTTTATAAATCGTACCAGAAGTGTCGCAAGGCAGAGATTAAGGCTGTAAATGGCATAAATCTGACGATCTACGAGGGACAAATCACTGCGATACTTGGTCACAATGGTGCTGGCAAAACGAGTCTTTTCAACATATTGACTGGCCTGACTGCTCCTACAGCTGGTACCGCTTTGATCTTCGGCTACGATGTCAGGGATTCCAATGACATGCAAATGATTAGAAGCATGACTGGTGTTTGTCCGCAGCATGACATTCTTTTTGATCTTTTAACACCTCGAGAACATCTTGAATTCTTCGCCACTGTGCGAGGTATCCCTAGGTCTATGATAGAGCATGAGGTACGGTAGATCCAGTTATAATAAATATCaattgtaataatcattatcTATAGTTGTTAAaaatttatgattatttcaaggtgaAAAAAACGCTGAAAGACATTGATTTAACTGAAAAAGCAGATACCTTTGCAAAGTACTTGAGTGGTGGGCAGAAAAGAAAACTGTCCGTGGGTATAGCCATTATCGGTGATCCAAAAATTATCATTCTTGATGAGCCCACCGCTGGAGTGGACCCTTACTCTAGGAGACAGATGTGGTCTTTTTTGCAATCTAGAAGGCATGGGAAGGTGATTCTATTGACAACCCATTTCATGGATGAAGCAGATATATTGGCTGATAGGAAAGCAGTGATAAGTAAAGGGAAGTTGAGATGCTGTGGTAGTTCCCTGTTCTTGAAGAATAAATTTGGTATTGGATACCATTTAACGTAAGTCAAGAACTTGTCGCGGCATATCTAGTCTGGGTTATTATAAATGTGTTTCCTGAAATACTACAGGTTAGTACTCGAAGGAAATGCCAGGGAGCACGCTATTACAAGGTTGGTGACTTCTCACGTGTCGAAGGCAGAGAAAGCGAGACGCCACGGACGCGAGCTGAGCTTCATTTTGCCTCACAATTCTGTGGAAAACTTCGCGCCACTTTTCTCGGCTATAGAACACGAGATTAAAACTCGAGCGAGTAGGCTGGGAATCAGTAGCTATGGAGTATCAATGACTACTTTAGAAGAGGTATTTCTTCATCTAGAAAGAGATGAAGGCACAGAGTGCACGATGGATAATTTATCAAAAAAAATGGTGCGCAATCGTGCGTTAAGCAGGTCACTATCTTTACAATCCAAGAGCACTTCTTATCAGAGCTTACAGAACGAGGGTATCACGGTCCAAAGCGACGGTCAAGCGAAAGGTAaattcatttgaatatttgtaataAATATCATCGACTTTTCATAATGAATTTCATTGCATTTCGCTGTAGGTGCAGGTGATTTACCAGACGGCGTTCATAATGATAGAAATCCTCCTGTTCTCGGCCTTGGATTGGACCCCATAAAAATCAGGCCTAATTTCCTTCAAACCCTGTATGCTATGCTTCGCCTAAGGATACTCAGGCTCTTCAGAAATATCCAATTACTGTACTTCACAATCGTTTTCCCGCTCTTTCTGATAGTTCTTGGCCTTCATTTAAACAGCATTCAAACAGTCGAGATCAAAATGCAATCGCTCAGATTAAATACAGGTAATTCTTTAAATACTTCGCATAccgatttcaatattcaatatacaCGTACATATCTCTGCGTTTGCAGATACTTACGGCAACGAGACCAAAATTTTGTATGCAAATAATACCGACCATGATATCACAGATTTAGTTGATAGAATAGGTCAAGATGTTAGATCTGttgaagattattatggtaattttGCTAACCTACTGAAAATCGCACCTCATATGGCTGCTTTTAATATTACCGAGTATAGTCCAAAGAAGATCGACTTGACTATCGCTTATAATGACACCATGCAACACTCTCTGCCGATCCTGGTGAATCTTCTATCCAATATCTACCATAGGTAAGTTCAGTAACGTGGAAATAAGATGTTAAATATAAACAATTCTACATAAATATTATTGTTCGCGATTAGATTGATCTCGGATAAAGGTAATCTAAAACCAATCGAGGTCAAAACACATCCCTTCCAACAGACCTCGCAACCACAGGAGTTCAATATTGGCACAGCCAGTTCTGCTGTGTTTATTGGAATGAATTTCGCTCTGTTGCCAATTACTTTAGTCGTAGACATGGTTTACGATCGAGAAGTAAGACTTCGTTCATCCTTCATTTAAAGTGTGCTCTAATATCATTTAATAACTATCAACATTTTGTCCTTAGATAAAAGCAAAGAATCAGCTTCGCGTCAATGGCTTGTCGTTTTCTATGTATTTCCTCACGTACTTCATCGTGCTCGTCGGCCTGATGACGTTCATCTGTCTGTGCATTCTCGGCATCATATTTCTCTTCGACGTGCCTTCACTCCAAGAAGTACCAGCGCTCATCACCCTCTGTGGTCTTCTAATGCTTTACTGTCCATCGTCCATTCTGTTCTCAACTTGTCTCAGTTACATCTTTGACAAGATGGATTCTGCCCAGAGCATTTTACCCAATGTCTCAACTTTTCTTGGACTCATACCGTTTATACTAGTCACTGTGCTAGATATGCTGGGTCTCAGTAAGTAAAACTTCACCGATAGCTTACTTTAATTTACTGACATTGAATAATTAATGTTTCAGGTGGAACCGCGGCATTCGTTTTGCACGTAATCTTTTCTCTGTTAAATACACTGTACGTGCCATATGCTGCAGTGTATTACGTGGAACGAGTCCATCTAATGTGCTCTATAAACGCAGCTTGTCATCATCTGACAATGTCCGATTATTTAACCACGGAGATCATTTTAATGGCCTTTGGTGTGCTCTTGCATTGCCCAGTGTGGTTCTT encodes:
- the LOC143178382 gene encoding cholesterol transporter ABCA5: MDSCGVYLSQLRAMLVRNLLLKKREKRKTTAEIFLPLCTLGVLIVVKVLPPNPNYPAMTTQRQEGGIFESFNCNKNNTIAVVPNSTETLNFLNSMNTLWLSICDYPGKLPLNFMVFDTKDDLQAAYWRDPYSVPLAVIFEDSQPISQRLVYEIRTNPSYTNPPSPTELYSAPVTCRKDTSHWLGGVLSIETGGSCPVNNYLNSGFLALQMIMDVTKIRLDTGNGDVSVPDIKLEMFPKEAFTADWMLAFRVVIPLFMVLALSQFVTYLLILIVGEKEKKIKEGMKIMGLKDSIFWLSWFIIYGVFVLLLSAVAVILLFTLQMFQHTHFLPIFLLVVLYSFSIIMFAFMITPFFDKSRTAGVLGNFAVTILSLMYFIQVFVNDSSSISYWVVSLLSPTGVALAMDKALVLDLQGEGVNFENLWSGPGIPFGGSLIMMTLDIILYACLAYYFDSVIPSEYGIKRSAWFCFTPGFWCQRKAPRVPSSNGESNSFIPGEETNRDIEPVVREMKGREAIRIVDLYKSYQKCRKAEIKAVNGINLTIYEGQITAILGHNGAGKTSLFNILTGLTAPTAGTALIFGYDVRDSNDMQMIRSMTGVCPQHDILFDLLTPREHLEFFATVRGIPRSMIEHEVKKTLKDIDLTEKADTFAKYLSGGQKRKLSVGIAIIGDPKIIILDEPTAGVDPYSRRQMWSFLQSRRHGKVILLTTHFMDEADILADRKAVISKGKLRCCGSSLFLKNKFGIGYHLTLVLEGNAREHAITRLVTSHVSKAEKARRHGRELSFILPHNSVENFAPLFSAIEHEIKTRASRLGISSYGVSMTTLEEVFLHLERDEGTECTMDNLSKKMVRNRALSRSLSLQSKSTSYQSLQNEGITVQSDGQAKGAGDLPDGVHNDRNPPVLGLGLDPIKIRPNFLQTLYAMLRLRILRLFRNIQLLYFTIVFPLFLIVLGLHLNSIQTVEIKMQSLRLNTDTYGNETKILYANNTDHDITDLVDRIGQDVRSVEDYYGNFANLLKIAPHMAAFNITEYSPKKIDLTIAYNDTMQHSLPILVNLLSNIYHRLISDKGNLKPIEVKTHPFQQTSQPQEFNIGTASSAVFIGMNFALLPITLVVDMVYDREIKAKNQLRVNGLSFSMYFLTYFIVLVGLMTFICLCILGIIFLFDVPSLQEVPALITLCGLLMLYCPSSILFSTCLSYIFDKMDSAQSILPNVSTFLGLIPFILVTVLDMLGLSGTAAFVLHVIFSLLNTLYVPYAAVYYVERVHLMCSINAACHHLTMSDYLTTEIILMAFGVLLHCPVWFFILLLLDIKKSGGNVSDIFKHFLRNGGSIGEEIMDNSDVGEHEDADVRVERQKVLNLISSSSVQEPPVVLVQNLRKEYRQKESTSCTCCFKHDEEVSQIQRKVAVRNLSLAVEPGEVFGLLGHNGAGKTTTMKIIIAEEAATRGRVQIGGHNINSNMNEAFRQMGYCPQHDAQWKNITVREHLECYAAIRGVPWGDISRIVDLYLTGLQIHEHADKQTQECSGGTRRKLSFAMAMIGGPKVVLMDEPSTGMDPRSKRFLWDTILASFQGGRGAILTTHSMEEADALCSRVGIMVKGELRCIGSTQHLKNLYGAGYTLEMKLMGGDCTPTTPSGDRISSLKEFVSSLFPDATLEESFADRLVFAVPQHAVNSLAECFMQLEKAKLELDIEEYSFSQTTLEQVFLKFSHYDESNSGE